From Chloroflexota bacterium, the proteins below share one genomic window:
- a CDS encoding class I SAM-dependent methyltransferase — MDEQRMWWEELFQIHEFATYSDVAASLTSNEVDFLEMILNLTPDMRVLDLACGNGRHLLGLARRGYHVDGVELATPLVNQLSAQIAAEQLPARVIAGDMRKLDDLGMYDVVLIMNSSLGFFSDFEHQQLLNDLADHLVPQGRLVLQCINPYQIGSYMQHYRRGWHQVGPGYVLRESHFSPTTGTIETAYRYIEPNGGEAVHPGERIRLYTFPEWQQQVQRAGLRLQAVFGDAVLPIVPFDETSQWQILMAMK, encoded by the coding sequence ATGGATGAACAGCGGATGTGGTGGGAAGAATTATTTCAAATTCACGAGTTTGCGACCTATTCCGACGTTGCCGCAAGCCTTACTAGCAATGAAGTTGATTTTCTAGAAATGATTTTGAATTTAACCCCCGATATGCGCGTTTTGGATTTGGCGTGTGGCAATGGGCGGCATTTGCTGGGCTTGGCGCGGCGTGGCTATCACGTTGATGGGGTTGAATTAGCAACGCCGTTGGTTAATCAGCTTAGCGCCCAAATCGCTGCTGAGCAACTGCCTGCCCGGGTGATTGCTGGCGATATGCGCAAACTTGATGATTTAGGTATGTACGATGTGGTGCTGATTATGAATAGCTCGTTGGGCTTTTTCAGCGATTTTGAGCATCAGCAATTACTGAATGATTTGGCTGATCATCTTGTGCCACAGGGACGGCTGGTGTTGCAATGTATTAATCCCTATCAAATTGGCAGTTATATGCAGCACTATCGGCGTGGTTGGCATCAAGTTGGGCCGGGCTATGTGCTGCGCGAATCGCATTTTAGCCCAACCACAGGCACAATCGAAACTGCCTATCGCTATATCGAGCCAAATGGCGGCGAGGCGGTGCACCCAGGTGAGCGCATTCGTTTGTATACCTTCCCCGAATGGCAGCAACAGGTGCAACGGGCTGGGTTGCGCTTGCAAGCAGTGTTTGGCGATGCGGTCTTGCCAATTGTGCCATTCGATGAAACTAGCCAATGGCAAATTTTGATGGCGATGAAGTAA
- a CDS encoding STAS domain-containing protein — protein sequence MLPETLIQQMSHGWVHAPIASLIYHRSGRAELLNLAGMELLQYQPEEAALAQQHYNLHRDPSLQAPLTKSAIASAFEGKKTRIGELDYELLNVHARPSGKHIVARLNLAPLRVEAKTGEYIVAFFTDITPQVTMRRELDSRKHEIQQAEQQQEALRAEIEARSAPVVPVLPGILVLPLVGAVDSRRAEYVLNCLLEAASEHSADTLLLDVTGIPVVDTAVANYLLQAIKALKLLGTDTIVVGISPEIAQTLVQLGLRLEDITTRADLQSGLQTALRRQGQMIRARS from the coding sequence ATGTTGCCAGAAACACTTATCCAACAGATGAGCCATGGCTGGGTTCACGCCCCGATTGCCTCGCTGATTTACCATCGCAGTGGCCGCGCCGAATTGCTCAACCTCGCCGGAATGGAGTTATTGCAATATCAGCCAGAAGAGGCTGCCCTAGCTCAACAACATTATAATCTGCATCGTGACCCTTCACTCCAAGCGCCGCTAACCAAAAGTGCCATTGCCTCAGCTTTTGAAGGCAAAAAAACTCGCATTGGTGAGTTGGATTATGAGTTGCTGAATGTACATGCGCGGCCTTCTGGCAAACATATTGTGGCGCGACTCAATCTGGCTCCGCTGCGAGTCGAAGCCAAAACTGGCGAGTATATTGTGGCATTTTTTACCGATATCACGCCCCAAGTAACCATGCGCCGCGAACTCGATAGCCGCAAGCACGAAATTCAACAGGCTGAACAGCAACAGGAAGCGCTGCGAGCCGAAATCGAAGCCCGTTCAGCGCCAGTCGTACCAGTTTTGCCAGGCATTTTGGTCTTGCCCTTGGTTGGCGCAGTCGATTCACGGCGGGCCGAATATGTCTTGAATTGTTTGCTCGAAGCAGCGTCCGAGCATAGCGCCGATACGCTATTGCTCGATGTTACGGGCATTCCGGTGGTCGATACGGCTGTGGCCAATTATCTGCTGCAAGCCATCAAAGCGCTCAAATTGCTTGGCACCGATACAATTGTGGTTGGCATCAGCCCTGAAATTGCTCAAACCTTGGTGCAACTGGGCCTGCGGCTGGAAGATATTACCACTCGCGCCGATTTGCAAAGTGGCTTGCAAACCGCCCTTCGTCGCCAAGGCCAAATGATTCGTGCTCGTTCGTGA